The sequence below is a genomic window from Paenibacillus urinalis.
ACGTGCCTTTAGTTAAATCAAGAACATAGGTTTCGCTATCCTTAACCGATCCAGATTGTGCGACAACCACGAAAGTAGGTTTGGCATCGAGAACTTCGGCTATTGTTATTAATTCAGCGCTTCCCGCCCCACCTGTGTACTTATGCAATGCTTCATCATAAGTCACATTGATTGAGCTTTCCTTATCCACCCCTGACTGATCTCTAAAGTCGTCAACGATCATGTCTGTCAGCTTATACCGACTTTGATTGAGAAGGGCTGATACGCGAAGGTTATGCTTATTTAAGTTAATGGCCGTCTTCTTTTCCGTTTCAGAAATGATAGTATTGATTGGCTTTGACTTATATAAAATAGAGAGCTTAGTTAAGCTAAGGCTTTTATCTGTTGGTGCTTCAATTTTCACCTTAAACTTCTTATTGAACTTCGACTCGATACTTCCAGCTTCTCCGATCGGCACAAATCCTTCACCAGTATCAGTGTAAATAACTGCACTAGTAAAGTCGTTTTCAACAAAGATAGGCAGTGTTTCAGCCATTTCATAAAGCTGCGTCCGCCCAATAATCAGAGTTGTAACTGCAGAAGATGTTGCTTTCTCAAAATAGAAACGGTAATACCGGTATTTAATACTGTTAGAGAAATTAAACGTTCTGACAATTGCAGTAAACCAGCTGTCTCGATATCCTCCCCAGTCGCTTGTAGTCGCTGTCTGAGCATCTATCACATTCCAAGTATTCCCGTCATTACTTCCTTCAAATCTCCAAGACCCTGGCATTCTATCTGCGTAAAAAGTCCCGCTCGTATTCTCAGTGCCCGTGGACATAGAATATTGAGTGATGAGTTTTTCTTCTCCAAGATCAATAGTAACAAAAGAGTTAGATGGACTTCCTCTCCACGCAGATCTCCAAACGTCACTAAACATACTGTATCCTGTTCCGCTTGATTGTGTAACCACTAGTGGTGCAGGGGCGGTGTTCGAAGTCATACTAGGAATTAATGCAGTATACTCACCTTCAGGTACAACTTTTGTTTGGATGCTTACTTTCTCAAGTTGGACTGCATCTTCCAATTCAATATCGCCAATCCACGTTCCCTTTCCTGTTAAGACGCCATCTGCAACAGAGACATTAGTAAGCTCTGCATCTTTCCATTTCTCATCAGATTGAATTGTATAGATTCCTTCATCTGATCCGATCCTTTTCGCCTCTAACGCTTCAAGTCTTTCCTTGGCATTAGCATAAATATCTTGGACTTCTGCACCTATTCGATTTGAAAGATTATTCATCTCTCGTTTGGCCTTATTCGCTTTTTGCAACGAAATAATATCCACTCATGCCACCTCTTTTATGAAGTAAGATAAGGGGTAGGGATAAACCCTACGCCCAAGAATATGCAATGCCTTGCAATGATGCACCAGTAGGAATTGTTGCTTTAATCCGCAGGCTATTACCACTCATTGCTGAGATATCAATAATTTGTTCCGCTCCTGCATTTACCCAGGTCTCTCCGCCGTCTAAAGAGAAAGCGTAAGTGACTGTGGCTGATCCGTCCGGAATGATAACCAGACTAGTTCTTGATGCAGGAAGAGTTTCGATCGGCATAACTACAATGCCGCTGCCGTCATATTCTTTGTTAATTGTATCATAAACGGCTGTGGTCAGCGATTCATCTACGCCAGTGTTTGTATCGAATGTATCGATAACTAGATCATGCAGCTTGTATTTTTCTATAGCAAGCAAAGCATTGCTCTTGAAATTGAGCTTTGCCATGTTAATTGTGTTGATTCGCTCCAAATCCTCTAAGCGCCCTTTAATTGTAAGCTCATCATAAGTCACCTTTATCGACTCAATGTAAGGCGTTACAGTTGTGATAGCATTAGCTGTAAAACTAATTTCGTCTGCGTATACTTCATCCTGTAAGGATTCCATTTCAAGATAGTAAGCGAAACGGATTGTATTTGAAGACTGAATCAACATATTCCACTGATCACCGGTAAGACTGTTGAACGACTCTGATGTCATTCCGCTTGTCTTAACCCCCGGAAGATCAGCTGCGACTGTGATCCAGTTCGAACCATCCCATGCTTTCCATGTTTGCCCTTGATCAACACTAGCAATGGCTTTTATTCCCACAGCATTTAAGCTAATAGAATTTAAGCCTTCAGTAGGGATTAACATATCGCCTGCTGGCATTATGAGTTTTCCATGAGGAACTGCTTCTATACTAACCGTCCTTTTAGCACTCGTGTCATCCGTCCACATTAGCAGCTTTGCTTCGCCTCTCAGCTGATCAAATGGAGTAAAGGGCTCCGCTTCAAATATTATTTTTTCCTCTCTTGTCTCTTCCGAGGAGTACTGAAGTATACTGAAATTATCTTTCAGTTCATTCCATAACACTGATGATATATCTGAAATTGAGTCTATCCCTTTATCTAGGAAAAGTTCCTCTGTGGCTGGTGACTCTCCAACAACGAACCATCCTAGATCAGGACTATACCCTTTAATTTGATTATCTTCTGCGATCAGGAATTTTGTTTTAATCTCAATTATCTGCTCCCAAAGTGATTTAACTCCGGAAAGAGGAATCTCTGCTGCACGTATTTTGCTTGTTGTATTACCAGATCCTAGCTGTCCATTGTTATTAAACCCTGTTGTTCTTACAGTTCCATCTTCCATCAAAAACGCAGTATGGATATCTCCACAGGATATTTGCTTGATTCCAGAAAGCTCTATGCTTACAGGAGTTGTATAGCTTGAACCAGTATCTCCAATTGACATTTGCCCATTTGAGTTATATCCGCATGTCTTTGCCGTGCCGTCTTCCATAAGAAACATCGTATGATAAAATCCGCATACAATATCTTTTGCTCCTGATACAGGAATATCAACAAGAAAAAACTGTGTGCCGCCTCCTACCCCCAGCTGTCCATTTGAGTTATATCCACAACCTTTTACGTCTCCATTTTCTAATAAGAATACTGTTCTATTGTTATAGCATGCTATCTTCTTGACACCCGAAATTGGAACATCAATGGGAGAGTTCGATTGATTCAGCGTGTTTCCAACACCTAGCTCTCCATATCTGTTATAACCTGTTGCCTTTACCGTACCATCTTCCATGAGGAACATTGTATGCGTTGCGCCACAAGACACCTGCTTAACATTTGAGATGGCCACATCTGTAGGGATTGTTTTATTTTGTGTATTTCCAATTCCTAATTGTCCGTTTCCGTTGATTCCGACGGTTTTGACTGTCCCATCTTGCATCAAAAATACTGTATGATAACTTCCACAAGAAACTTGCTTTACATCTGAAATTTGGACATCGACAGGCGAAAGTTGATTTGCAGTGTTTCCAATACCTAACTGTCCATTGCCATTAAGCCCTGTTGCCTTTACAGTTCCATCATTCAGCAAAAACATCGTAGAGGCGTCTGAAAAAGAAACTTGCTTTACGTTTGAAATTCCAATTTTGATAGGGGTTGAATTTACTGACCCTGTGCCGCCAGTCCCCAGCTGGCCAGAACTATTCAATCCGGCCGCCATTACAGAGCCATCTTCCATTATAAAGAACGAAAATCGTCCTGTAGCCATTTATGTCACGCTCCTTTTTATGATCTATTAGATGTTTGCATTCTTGATAGTTACTCCTGCTTTATTAACAACAGCCTGCTTTATAAACCCGCCTCCATGGGCAGTAGGGGTATCGTATGCTGCATCAATACTTGTTTTTTTAACGAAGGCCTGATTAAAAGATTCCATGGCTTGATCAAACATTTCTTGAGTAGCAGGCGCCTGTCCAACTACAATCCACCCAGATTCAGGAGAATATGTTTTAATCTCTTCTCCATCTTGTATAAGGAACTTTTGAATGATAGGTGGCGGCTCGATTTCTAAGACTGGTCTAAATCCCGGTGCAGCACTAGACGTAGCTGATGCGCCCATTGCAGTTACAGTGCCGCCTCCTCTCAATGTTCGGTAGGTCGCACTGTTGTTGTGAGTTGTAGAAGTCCATGAACCATAAACACCATAATTCCAAACATTATTATCTCCGGCTGTAATTGCCCCGTTTAATGAAGAGTTGACGATATATATATCCCATTGGTTATCTTTATTGGCAGAACTATTACCCCCAGTCATTAAACGCACTGTGCCTTCGCTGCCATTATCAGAGACAAGCGCCTTAACACCGCTTCCAGAGGCAACGCCCGAGCTATTTAATTCATTCCATGTAATATTAGTTTGAATATTTCGGTCTGCAATAAGAATCTTCTTGCCATTCCAATCTTCAACCATAATGAAATAGAAGTCTCCATTTGGCACAGATGGGCCAGATGGCGCTAGGAAATCGCCTGTCTCTTTCCCGAGATTACTAAACGCTCCCACCGTCCCGCTGGTCGTTACAACGTAATTACATCTTATGCGCTTGCCTACTTCAAGATTAGCAACATCGGTTGCTTCATCTGGATGTAGAAGGCGGCCATCAGCTTTAATATCAACAGCATCAAAGACGATTAAGCCCGTCCCTGTAATCTCAACTACATGCTCATTACTGTCAGAGAGAGTTTTCTCGTAGGCTAGTCTTTGTTGCATTAGTGTATCTCTAATAGAGAAAACCTCTTCGACACCATCTATTCGAACTATCACATTATTTGAATGTTCAGTGTTTGTTTTAGCAATAATGCGAATGCGATCGCCCGTAAAACGAAATGATATTACATCTGTGTCTACAGATGCGTTATTGCAGACTCTGGTTACACCTTTGTATGCTCCTGTATCTCCTGCGCTATTTGCAGTCCAGCTCCCTTTATATTTAAAACCTGGATACTGATCATCATATCTCTTCCATCCATCCTGCGGTGCAGTTAGCGCTCCTCCTATTAAAGGAAGTATGCTGCCATCTCCATCAATATCAAACGCATTAAACTGTGAGTACCAATCACTCCCTGTGTGGGTTGTAATTGTTGCTACATGATTTGAGTCGGTGAGATCAAGTATTTCAAATACTACTTTATTTGACTCATTAGCAGCCGGAAGCAGTTCATATTCTACTCCATCAATATCTAAGACATCGAAAACATTATAATTATATAAAAGTCTGAGCTTCGAGCCTGAAAACCTAAATTTTATTGTACCTGCATTATAGTTAATATCACTTGATACTCTATTGGCAGCATATTGAATAAGCGGATCATTGTTCTCTATACGCTTCCATCCAGCTTCCGGGCTGGTTAATTGGCCACCAATCAATACCGTTAAATATCCACCTTCATCAATATCAATAGCATCAAAATAGAAGTACTTAGCAATAGAGTCCGCACTAACCTCAACGGTATGGAAGCCTAAAGGAAGCCCATTCTTTTCATACTGTAATGCCTGAAATAAAGTGCTACCCCCTACGGAGCTAAATGTTTCAGATATACCATCTATAGTGATTTTTACTGATTCATGATAATCTTCTGTGTTCGAATTGTAGCCAATCCATCTTATTTTAGTCCCATAAAATCTGAAGGATACCTTCGCATTCGCATTAGCTGATCCATTATATAGCCCGGATCCACCGTAATGACCTTCATTAGTTGAGCTTCCCCAACTTCCAGACAAAACAAATTTACTATCTGTATTGTCAATACGTTTCCATCCTGTTTCTGGAGCAGTTAATGTTTGTCCTATTGTTGCCATATATTACACCTCCTTATATTCAAGCACTGGACGGAATCCAACTTGAATGTTGGCATTATCAGAACTATAAGTGTTATAGAAAGCGACCCCATTAGATCCGCCTCTTATAACTCTCCTAGCTGCTGATCCTGAGCTTATTCCGTCAGAACCGGTGTCTTGTGTCCATGTCATACATTCAGCAAAATGAAATATGTCATTTAACGTTTTACCTTCTTGTATTCGGCTCTCTGGATATTTTGTGATATAGCGATCCCATTCATTATTGGTCGGCCAAGCTCCCTGTGGTGGATTCTGTTCAGTTAAAGCTTTATTTCCTTCAGAATCCGCGAAGGCAACTCCACCTGTAAGTGTTCTAATTACTCCTGAGACTTCGAATAGCTGCATCTCTTGAATAGAGAGATATGTAGCATCTCCACTATTAGCAGACACATTAATTCGATATTTGGAATAAACCTTTTTATTTGCAAATGAGAAATTCATGAATGCATTGCTCGCCCACCCAATAATGCCAATTCGTTGATCGAGAATAACCCATCTTGACTCAGTTTCATCCCATGCTTCAAATGTCCAGTCTTTAGGGCTTCTTAATAGATTTGAAATTTGAGGACATACTGCATATCCTGTAATAACCCTAGGCTCTGGAAAATCATATTGTAACCATCCGCCTATTGTTGAATTAGTCACCCAAGCATTGCCTGCATTCGAAATATTGCCATCAAAGGCTTTAAACGCGGGTTGTCCAACCCATTCACTGCTGGCACTTGCCAATCCACTAGGCACAGTATTACTGGTCATCACAGGGATATTATTTCCACTATTCCATGGAACCCCTTCTATATGCTTTGTTTTATTCAGATCATTCCAGCTTCCGGTTTGGCCTGTTAAGCAAATCCTATCCGCAATAAGGAGCCCCTTGGAGACTTTGATAAAATAAAAATATCCTATATGAGCATCGACACCATTTGATGAGTAAGTTAATCCAGTCAAAGGCATCTCTTTATTAATCCCGGCACCGTCATTTAATTCGTCAATTTTCCCTAAGTGATTAAATATTCTACTGGGGTTCACTTGTAATCCGCACTTAATATAATCCCCTATTTCCATTTCGGCCACTTTTGTTCTCAACAGACCTGTTGTTGCTGGCGCTGCCATATCACTTCACACTCACTTTCTCTATAGACTTAAATGCCGTCTTATCTATTATTGCAGAATAGATAGCTCCACCTTCTGTGACGGATTCTTGATTCATAGTTTCTGAATAAGAGGTTTTTAGTTGCAACTTTCCATCAGCAATTGTTTGATCATTGAGGGTGAATTTGTTTTGATCGCTAGACTGGTTGAAGTCAAAAGAGGTAGTTTCTCCTTGCGCTGCTCCAGCAGAGATGCTGGCTTTAAATTTTACAAACTTAGTTTGAGGCATCGTTGTAATTGGCTGATATGAATCGAAGTTTATCCCGTCTTCAGAGCCTGCAACTTGAATATCAACTTCACCTTTACCTTCAATGAGCTTTAATTCTCCGATGTTAGTATAGGAACTTCCGCCGTTGTTGTTAAAACAGTACACCCGGTAATGAGTATATGCTGTAGAATTATCTACCTTAAAGTCTCTGGAGACAAGATATGCCCAACCTGTTTGATTTTCTTGTTCATCAAGCACTATCCAATTCGTTCCATCGTTGCTAGCTTCAAAACGCCAACTTTTTGGAGCACGATGCATTTGGTCGTTTCGGGTTGTAACCATTCGATATTCATTAATAACAATCGGCTTTGTGAATCTGAATCCAAGCCATTGATTTGTTGTGCCTGCTCCTTGCCATCCCATTGCACTTTCAACCTGGTCAAATGCCTCAATGAGTGCAGCATTTCCAAAGTAAGATGAGCTTGCAATAATTGTCCCAACTTCATTAGATATTGCTGTCATTGGTGGTGTTGCAATTAATCCTTGTATGCCGACAACCTGCCTTATGGTTTCTAAAGTAGAAAGCCATCCTTCTCCAAGATCCAAGATTTCGGACTCCCATGTTCCTTTAGACAGATAAGTGTTTGCGATAGCTCTCTCATACATTTTTACACTTCTGAGGGCGATCCTGTAAGTCAAGCCGCTGTACCCTATCATATCAGCCATTTTGTAGTATCGATAGTAGTTCTCATTTACAAAAACATGATCATAGCTTGCTGATGCGTTCTGGTTTCCAGAGTAAAGCAAGTCGAAGTTTTCATTGTCATTCGATCCGTACAATTTAAATGATTGTAAATTATAGCTCATTCCATTCCAGTTGTAGGTGCTACCATTTATCCAAACTTTTTCTATCCGCTTTTTTTGATCTACTCCAGCATCAAAAGTAATAGAATTTCCAAAGGCGAAAATAGTTTGATTTACAACATCCCAAGATGGGCCATAACCTTCTCCGATGATTTCGCCAGCTTTTTTTAGTCGAAGAGCGCCTGAGCTATATTCCGCTCCATTAAACATGCCACTAGAAAGATCCACGCTTTTTGAACTAATTGCCTTTGCTTTTGCCGCCTGTGCCTCAAGCCAATCCAACCGTGCATCGACGGTTGGGAAGTGGCTTTCAGCTTGAGGCGCAACAATGCTCTCACTTAGCTCTTTAATCTGATTCATTGCTTGAGTTGCTTTACCAAGTGAAATAATATCCATTGGTGTCCACCGCCTTTATACGATTGTGGTAGTTGTTGAAATACCTGTGATGTTCCCAGTGGCAGAATCATAATTGTAAATCTTTTTGATCGTCACGTTCTTGCCGCCCGGATCCGTATACTTTTTCTCCGAATAATTCAAGATACCGTTAGCAGCATCCGTATAGACATAATCAATCGTGAAAGCTACATCGCCTGTGACGGTATGCTTATTCACGTTACCGCTTGTATCATAACTGAATACCTCATTGAAATTACCGTATTCACCAAGCATATTGATCTTTGTCTTTAGGTCTTGAACGTCAGCTGTACCTGCAGTTAAATCTTCAATACGCTCTATGACGTTCTTTCCGGTAGACTCTTTATCATCGACCAGGGCTTGAATTAAAGCTTGGTAGGAATCATCCAATCTCTCGACTGTAATATCCAATCCAAGTTCTTCAATCTTAGCCGCAAGGGTTTCTTTGCCGAAACGAGAGTTCTCAATATCCACCAGAAGCTGTCGAATCTCAAACGCCAGGTCTTCTCGTAATATTTTAGTAGTTGCCATTGCTTATTCCCTCCTTATGCGTTCACATATAGTAAGTCGTAGTTCACAAGAATTTTGGCATTTATCGGGGGCGCCTCTACCATAGTGATCTTGTTTCCTTCGATCACATAGTCCTCTTCTTCCCCACGGTCACGCAGTATGCCGTTTAAAAACACCAGTTCTGTATTGTCTCTTGGCGTTCGGCTCAAGAAAAATATCTTGTTCACTCCATCTATGACACCGATTGGTTTCTCACGATAGGCATGGAAATGATCGACTACATATGCAACACCCTGCCCTTTGCCTGCCATGCGAAGCTCGACTATATCACCGTCTACAAGTGGCTCTAGGAATCGTATCGTGTTCTGATCAAATTCAACGTAGTCGCCATTGAATAGTACAGGGTCAACAGTAGGGACTGCCTTTTGACCATTGAGGAAGACAAGCAACTCTCCATCGCCAGGCTGATATGGCTTGCCTACGGGAATATCTTTCTGTCCTGATTGGGGCGTAACAAACTCATAATATGGTTTTCCAATCCCATTTAACTGCTCAGCTAAGCTGCTCTGCTCCGGATCTTGTGACCGGACCTGCTCTACACGAATGCGATGGATCGCCATGTATATTCCACCTTTCTGTTTAGTTTAGTACATTATACCGAACCAAACAACCTATTCTATTACGATGTCTATCGGTGTTAATAGCTCATCTTCTAGGATGCTTTGATTCGTAAGCAAAGCAGGTTCATCATTCAGGTAAAACTTCTGAACTGTGAAGTCTGCCACTTTTCTGTCAATGTCCATCACCTGCTGAACAAAATCGTTATAAACAAATCCTTGGCCTAGATCGAAATTGCCAAAATACTTAATCAATTCGCCTCTAAGACTGATTCGAATTTGCTCTCGTTCAGATGTAGTTGCCAGATCGCTAAAGCTAATTTGCAGCCTTAACTCCAAGTTAACTGATGCAGGGAAAACTATGTTTGGTCGAATACCAAAACATTTTGTCTTATCAATTGCATCCTCTACACCAGCCATGATCTGAGACAAGCTAAATCCGTATTGCGGGATAATTGTAAAGCTAAAGCTTCCTGTGCCGTGCGTGTATTCTTTTCCGATGCAGTCGGCCACTCCCGGCACTGTCAGGATAATTAAGCGAAGTGCCGCATAATTTCCCGAAGCTGCAACAAGCACTTGCTGAGATATCTCATACCGGTACGTCTCTTTATCAAGTGGAGCTGTGGTTATTGAGCCATCACTGTTTACCGTCTCAACCATTCGACGAGGATAGCTGAATAATGCACCGATCAGATCAAGGTACTCATCGTCAGCCTTGCTTAGAAAGCCCATGTTTAATGTTTCTTCCGCAAAGTCATACAGATTAGGAAACTCATCCTTCATGGACTCCAATAGGGCTCGTGCAATGGCTCCTGGCTTATAGTTCGTTATTGGCGTATTTCTTGATAGTATTGTCATTGCATCTGAAAGAACTTCATTTGCAGTACGTTTAATTAACGCCATTTATTTTTCACCTCCTTATAGATCAGTGCTTTGGTTTACAACGATCGGCGCATCTTCTCCAGCGTCAACAAAACAAAAGAAGTCGATAGTATAGATATCGATCGGTACCGCCCTAACTTCAACATCGCTTGCAGCAAATCTTCCATCATAAGTTAAAGTCTGCAGCAGCTGTGAGACGCCCTGGTTTGCCGTATCTCGCGTGTTTGGCTCTCCTTCTAGCAACTCTAGGTCGCCGCCTATCTGAGGGTGAGAACGCCAATCTCCGGTCTGTGTACGGGCACGGTTGCTAATATCCTGACGTGCGGATTCATAGTCAGCAGTCATAAGCAGATCGACTAGACCATCTGCATCAGGTTGACCGGCTATGATGTCGCCATCTATGCCTTCTCCGTAAAAAGAGATATCCTTCTCGTTATATTTCGCCATTGTTATTCCCGCCTATCATGTTCAGAATCTCTTCGTATTCGTCATTAATCGGATTGAACTCCTGCGATCCGCTGACTACTTTAAAGTCGTCTGTGAACATTCGAATCTTGGGCGCGTACATGCCAAAAGTCATCGTTGCAGGATCAAGCCTGAATCCGAGATTGTAATACGAAAAACCCTCTAAAACACCATTGTCCCGCGCTAGAATCCCAGCGCCGGACGTGTCATTGATAATACCTACATCTGCATTTTTAGCTTGTGATGATTGCTCAACCATTTCATCAATATTCTGATCACTGCTCATCATAAGACCTTCTAGCTTAGCCATCCAATTTTGCAATGCATTACACCCCCAAACTACTAAAGAAGTCGGATACACGAAACTTAAGATTATTCCAGAAGAGATCAAGCTGCCCTGGCTCTCGATAGTATCCTGTGACGATTGGCTGTTTGCGATCGCCATTTATAAATTGAACCCATACCCTATCATTCTTTTCGAGCCCTTTATCAATGACCCCTTGAGAATACACAAAGCATGGCACTCCATAATACTTAATCGTCCGACTTCCGTTAGGCACATCAATATCAACGGTATGCCTGAGCTCTTTTGAGATACTAGAAGCGTTCGGATAATACTCTGTTACATAGCCGATCAGCCCCGAAGTGCTCTTATCAAGAGCACTTTCAGTTCCCTGTTGGCTGATTCTTCGGCTGACATTCCCCTGTTCCATTGGCATAGCTTGTCACTCCTTAATTCGAACGCGGATACGATAAATGCAAGTGGTTGTAATGATCGTTCCGCTGTTGAATGGTTACGTTTGGATACTTCGATTTCATTTCGGCTATAACATCTACGTCTCCATGAATGACGCCGCCGAATCCGACTTGAATGGCCAGTTCACAAAGAACCCTTAGATTCTCTTTATCCTTACTGCCCTTAGCAAATCGAACCTTTCCTCCAATGTATCCTGCATTTGGTGTATCAATATCTACACCGTAGCCG
It includes:
- a CDS encoding discoidin domain-containing protein: MDIISLQKANKAKREMNNLSNRIGAEVQDIYANAKERLEALEAKRIGSDEGIYTIQSDEKWKDAELTNVSVADGVLTGKGTWIGDIELEDAVQLEKVSIQTKVVPEGEYTALIPSMTSNTAPAPLVVTQSSGTGYSMFSDVWRSAWRGSPSNSFVTIDLGEEKLITQYSMSTGTENTSGTFYADRMPGSWRFEGSNDGNTWNVIDAQTATTSDWGGYRDSWFTAIVRTFNFSNSIKYRYYRFYFEKATSSAVTTLIIGRTQLYEMAETLPIFVENDFTSAVIYTDTGEGFVPIGEAGSIESKFNKKFKVKIEAPTDKSLSLTKLSILYKSKPINTIISETEKKTAINLNKHNLRVSALLNQSRYKLTDMIVDDFRDQSGVDKESSINVTYDEALHKYTGGAGSAELITIAEVLDAKPTFVVVAQSGSVKDSETYVLDLTKGTFENTELVDGSIQLKRAPAR
- a CDS encoding RCC1 domain-containing protein, whose amino-acid sequence is MATGRFSFFIMEDGSVMAAGLNSSGQLGTGGTGSVNSTPIKIGISNVKQVSFSDASTMFLLNDGTVKATGLNGNGQLGIGNTANQLSPVDVQISDVKQVSCGSYHTVFLMQDGTVKTVGINGNGQLGIGNTQNKTIPTDVAISNVKQVSCGATHTMFLMEDGTVKATGYNRYGELGVGNTLNQSNSPIDVPISGVKKIACYNNRTVFLLENGDVKGCGYNSNGQLGVGGGTQFFLVDIPVSGAKDIVCGFYHTMFLMEDGTAKTCGYNSNGQMSIGDTGSSYTTPVSIELSGIKQISCGDIHTAFLMEDGTVRTTGFNNNGQLGSGNTTSKIRAAEIPLSGVKSLWEQIIEIKTKFLIAEDNQIKGYSPDLGWFVVGESPATEELFLDKGIDSISDISSVLWNELKDNFSILQYSSEETREEKIIFEAEPFTPFDQLRGEAKLLMWTDDTSAKRTVSIEAVPHGKLIMPAGDMLIPTEGLNSISLNAVGIKAIASVDQGQTWKAWDGSNWITVAADLPGVKTSGMTSESFNSLTGDQWNMLIQSSNTIRFAYYLEMESLQDEVYADEISFTANAITTVTPYIESIKVTYDELTIKGRLEDLERINTINMAKLNFKSNALLAIEKYKLHDLVIDTFDTNTGVDESLTTAVYDTINKEYDGSGIVVMPIETLPASRTSLVIIPDGSATVTYAFSLDGGETWVNAGAEQIIDISAMSGNSLRIKATIPTGASLQGIAYSWA
- a CDS encoding discoidin domain-containing protein, which encodes MAAPATTGLLRTKVAEMEIGDYIKCGLQVNPSRIFNHLGKIDELNDGAGINKEMPLTGLTYSSNGVDAHIGYFYFIKVSKGLLIADRICLTGQTGSWNDLNKTKHIEGVPWNSGNNIPVMTSNTVPSGLASASSEWVGQPAFKAFDGNISNAGNAWVTNSTIGGWLQYDFPEPRVITGYAVCPQISNLLRSPKDWTFEAWDETESRWVILDQRIGIIGWASNAFMNFSFANKKVYSKYRINVSANSGDATYLSIQEMQLFEVSGVIRTLTGGVAFADSEGNKALTEQNPPQGAWPTNNEWDRYITKYPESRIQEGKTLNDIFHFAECMTWTQDTGSDGISSGSAARRVIRGGSNGVAFYNTYSSDNANIQVGFRPVLEYKEV
- a CDS encoding discoidin domain-containing protein, with the translated sequence MDIISLGKATQAMNQIKELSESIVAPQAESHFPTVDARLDWLEAQAAKAKAISSKSVDLSSGMFNGAEYSSGALRLKKAGEIIGEGYGPSWDVVNQTIFAFGNSITFDAGVDQKKRIEKVWINGSTYNWNGMSYNLQSFKLYGSNDNENFDLLYSGNQNASASYDHVFVNENYYRYYKMADMIGYSGLTYRIALRSVKMYERAIANTYLSKGTWESEILDLGEGWLSTLETIRQVVGIQGLIATPPMTAISNEVGTIIASSSYFGNAALIEAFDQVESAMGWQGAGTTNQWLGFRFTKPIVINEYRMVTTRNDQMHRAPKSWRFEASNDGTNWIVLDEQENQTGWAYLVSRDFKVDNSTAYTHYRVYCFNNNGGSSYTNIGELKLIEGKGEVDIQVAGSEDGINFDSYQPITTMPQTKFVKFKASISAGAAQGETTSFDFNQSSDQNKFTLNDQTIADGKLQLKTSYSETMNQESVTEGGAIYSAIIDKTAFKSIEKVSVK